The Camelus bactrianus isolate YW-2024 breed Bactrian camel chromosome 12, ASM4877302v1, whole genome shotgun sequence genome includes a window with the following:
- the LOC123618369 gene encoding dnaJ homolog subfamily B member 7 has translation MVDYYEVLGVQRYASPEDIKKAYRKVALKWHPDKNPENKEEAERKFKEVAEAYEVLSNDEKRDIYDKYGKEGLNGGGRSRFDDSSEYGFTFRKPDDIFKEIFGEKDSFSFHFFQDSLEELLNNPRSSYGSGNRGTRSFFSASSEYPVFERFSSYDTGYTPYGSLGQEGLNSFSSLAFEHSEIGNYVSVTTSGKIVNDRNTNTKRIIENDQEREDEDDGELKSFLLNGLADEESSAEECSWRRQSFNNYSPKSYSPKHVSQYTFVDNDEQGIPWVTSNWNPSIFSSGFKEGGKRKKKKHKEVQKKKSTKRNR, from the coding sequence ATGGTGGATTACTATGAAGTTCTAGGAGTGCAGAGATATGCTTCACCTGAAGACATTAAAAAGGCTTATCGAAAAGTGGCACTTAAATGGCACCCTGataaaaatccagaaaataaagaagaagctGAGAGAAAATTCAAAGAAGTAGCTGAGGCATATGAGGTATTATCAAATGATGAAAAACGGGACATTTATGATAAATATGGCAAAGAAGGATTAAATGGTGGAGGCAGGAGTCGTTTTGATGATTCTTCTGAGTATGGCTTCACATTCCGTAAGCCAGAtgatatctttaaagaaatttttggTGAAAAGGactctttttcatttcatttctttcaagaCTCACTTGAGGAACTTTTAAATAATCCAAGAAGCTCCTATGGAAGCGGAAACAGAGGTACAAGATCCTTTTTCTCTGCATCCAGTGAATACCCAGTGTTTGAGAGATTTTCTTCATATGATACAGGATATACACCATATGGTTCATTGGGCCAAGAGGGCCTTAATTCATTCTCTTCTCTGGCATTTGAGCATAGTGAAATTGGCAACTACGTATCTGTTACAACTTCAGGTAAAATTGTTAATGACAGAAATACTAATACAAAGAGAATTATTGAGAATGATCAAGAAAGAGAAGATGAAGATGATGGTGAGTTGAAATCCTTTCTTTTAAATGGTTTGGCAGATGAAGAGAGCTCTGCAGAAGAATGCAGCTGGAGAAGACagtcattcaacaattattcaccaAAGTCCTACAGCCCCAAACATGTATCTCAGTATACTTTTGTGGACAATGATGAGCAGGGTATACCTTGGGTCACCAGCAACTGGAATCCCTCTATTTTCTCATCAGGATTCAAAGAAGGtggtaagaggaaaaaaaagaagcataaagAGGTACAGAAGAAGAAGTCAACCAAAAGGAATCGTTAA